TTAAGGAAAATCATGAAAAAAATTATATCTACTAAAAATGCTCCACAAGCGATAGGACCATACTCTCAAGCGGTTATGTCAAATGGATTTTTATTTATATCCGGGCAGCTTGGTGTAAAACCTAATGGAGAATTTGCAGGAGGCAGTGTTGAAGATCAAACAAGACAATCTATGGAAAATGTCAAAAATATTTTGGCTGTAACTGGCTTAACATTTGAAAATATCGTAAAAACAACTATATTTTTAGCAGATATAAATGATTTTGCAAAGGTAAATGAAATTTATGCCAGTTGTTTTAAAGGCGAATTCCCGGCACGT
This Campylobacter sp. RM16189 DNA region includes the following protein-coding sequences:
- a CDS encoding RidA family protein, producing MKKIISTKNAPQAIGPYSQAVMSNGFLFISGQLGVKPNGEFAGGSVEDQTRQSMENVKNILAVTGLTFENIVKTTIFLADINDFAKVNEIYASCFKGEFPARSTIAVKTLPKDGLVEIEVIAAQ